The Acidobacteriota bacterium nucleotide sequence GGCGGGGGGCGGCGCCGGCCCGCCCGCGCGCCGGGCGGCGCCCGCCCCGGCGGGGGGCCGGGCCCCCCCCGCCGGCGGGGGCCCCCCGGGGGGGGGGGGGGGCGCCTGCGGGCGCACGGCGCGGGACATGATCTCCGGGCGGTCGAGCACGTGCGCGCGCTCGCCGATGCCGCGCGCCGAGGACACGACCGCGGCGGCCCGCACGGATTGATGCCGGCGCTGGACATCCTCCAGGCGCAGCGTCTCGAGCATCTGCGCCTCGTCGGCCGACGTCGCCATCGCGTCGGTCAGCTCGGTGTCGAGCCCGACCTGGTTCGGCTGGCTCCGCAGCGCGGCCAACTGGGCGCGGGCGCGGCGCAGCGCCTCGGCGTCGGCGGCCATGCGCGCCGCCTGCTCGCGGCGCAGGCGCTCGGCCTCCATCTGCTCGCGGCGGCGCTGCTGCGCCAACTCGTTCGCGCGCCGTTGCGCTTCGCTCTGGATGTCGCCGGTGCGGCGCTCGACGTCGCGCGGCGTGGCCGCCTCGTCGACGGGGATCAGAAGCCGCTGGTCCAGCGGATCCACCGGCGCCGGCGGTGCAGGCGGCGCGGTCAGGAACAGGCCGGCGAGCAGCACGGCCGACAGCACGAGCCCTGCCAGCAGGGGCCAGTTGGGAAGCAGCGCTCCGAGCGGCTTGCGGACGTCCTTCCAGGACGGCGACGCCATGGCTACGGGCCCTCCAGCTCGCGGCGGCGGCGCCAATAGAGATGACGGGGACGGCCGTTGGGACCATCCACCACGATCGCGCCACGCTCGACGACCCCGTCGAGGCGGTACAGGAAGCGGTCGAGACCCTCGGCGCGCAGGGTCCGGCCGGTCTCGGCATCGACGAACACCGGGTCCGGCGCGAGCAGCCGCCAGTAGGTGTAGTCGCCGTCGTGCCAGCCCCCCAGATGCCAGAAGGGGCCCGTATAGGGGGGCATCTCCGGATCGGTCATCAGCGAGAACTGGACCCGCGACGGGTAGTCGGCGCGCAGCTCCGCGAGGCCGGCCTCGATCCCCAGCGCCGCTTCGGCGAGGCGGTCGCCGGCGGACCGGCGGGCGTAGTCGCGGGCGCGCTCCGCGGCAGCCAGCTCCGACTCGAGCGCCTGAATCTCGTCCCCGGACACGAACTGCGCGTCGAGCGGAGGGACATCGGCCGCCGGGGGCCGAGCCCCTTGCGCGCGCGCCTCCGGCCGTCCGGCCGCCAGCGCCGCGCGCGACGGGACGAGGCTCACGTATCGAATCCGGGCCGGCGCGGGGCCGGCCGGCCCGTCGCCGAGCGCGGCGGCCGGCGAGGGCGGACGAATGACCGGGCCGACGCCGTCGCCCGGAGGCAACACTCCCGGCTCAATCGCCTCCGGCTCCGGACCCGGCGCCGGCGCGGGGTCGTCGAAACCGGGCACGACCGGCGCCGGCGCGACCGGCGAAGCTGCGCCGGCATCCTCGGCCGCCGCCTCATCGGCGTCCGGGTCCGGCGATCCGGTCTGCCCGCGCGCGGCCTCGGGGGGGCGGGCGGCAGGCGCGGCCGCACCGGCCGGGTCGGGCCCAACCGGGGCGGCGGGCCCGCCCGCCGCCGCACGTTCCCGCCTCGGCGGCGCGAAGCCGGCCATATCGGGCGGCGGAGGCAGCGCGTCGAAGGCGCCGTGCCGCCGGATGGCTTCGACCGGGTCGGCCAGCAACGCGCCGACCGGCAGCTCGCCCGAGACGATCAGCCCGGTCATCCGCGCCTCGACGTCGGCCGGCATCATCGCGAAGATGCGCCGCACGAGCCACGACTCGGGGCCGATGTAGGCCCGGCCGGTGCGCTCGACGCCCCAGACGCCGGTGATCTCCTGCAGATCGACCTGCAGCAGCTCGCCGTTGGCGAAGACCACCGTCAGGTTCGTGCGGGCCTGCGCCTCGCCCGGCTGCACCACGACCAGCGAGCTGAGCTGCGTCACCCGCCATCGGGTGGCGTCCCCCGGAAAGACCTGCGCGATGCGCCAGGCCGGAGGAAACATGATCGTCAGGTCGTGAAAGACCCGCGCACGAAGGACGTAGCCGATGTTGCCGGCGACCGGCACCGCGAACACGGCGTTTCCGAGCCGCTGGCGCACGTCGAAGGCGGTATCGACCGCGTCGAGCAGCGCCGGGTCGGGCGCGTCGCCGGGGAGCATTCCGGCGACCGTTTCGAGCGCGCCGCCGAGCAGCTCGGAAGCCTCCTGCCGCAGGGCGGCGGCCCGGCCCCCCTGCGCGGCGGCCGACGCCGACTGCAGGGCCAGCGCCGCGGCGAGAATCAGGCGAAGCGACAAATCCCTGGTCGGAAACATCGGTGCTCACCCCGAGGCCACAGCCCTAGAAGACCTTCGACAGGACGATCGAGCCGCCGACGCCGGAGGCGACGAGCCACCCGAACAGCTTCGGGTGCCGGCGGAACCAGTTGCGCGAGGCGCGGGTCGGTATCCACGCCGGCGGCCTTCCGGCGGGCGGCAACCCCTGCTCGACGATCTCCGGCAGGATCCCGAGCGGGGGCACGTCCCAGAGGAACCACTCCCCGCGGGCGCCGTGCAACTGCGCGAAGCCCGCCCCGACGACATGGTCGATGACGTACAGGCCCGCGGGGCTCAGCTCCACGTTGACCAGCACCGGCTCCTCGCCCTCGATGCCGCTCAGCGTGTAGATGGCGGGCGACTCCTGCGCGCTCGATCGCAGATACGTGAACTGGCCGTCGGTCCAGATCTGGGTGATGAACAGCGGCGCCTCCTGAATCTCGGGCGTCAGGCGGTAGCGGAACTGGAGGCGGCGGGGATACGCCTGCAGGAACTCGGTGAACCGGCGCTCGGCCAGCTCCTCGACCGTGCGCAGCTGCCGTTGGGCGTCCGCCTCGACGCGCCGCTGATCGGCCTCTGCCGCGCCGATGCGGCGCCGCAGCTCGGTGACCCGCTCGGCCGGCGCGAAGTCGAGCGCGAACGGCTGGTCGAAGCTCCTCACCAGGCCGGCGCCCACGTCGCCGTCTGACAGCGCGCGCTCCGGCTCCCAGAGGATCGTCAGGACCTCGTCGGGGCGATGGACTTCGGTCGAGAACAGATCGAAACTGTAGGCCCGGTTCCGGTCGGTGACCAGCGACAGCTGGGTGCGCCGGTTGGGCGCCATCGCCTTGACGTAGGCGACGTTGTCCGCCCCTCGCACGTCGAAGAACAGCGAATCGCCGACGACATAGTCGACGATGCGCTCGTCGGCTGGCAGCAGCAGCACGGTGTGCCGCAGCAGCGCCGTGAGCACGGTGATCGAGCGGTCGGCCGGATGGACGATCTGGCGAATGGGCGCCGCCTGGGCGAACGGCGTCAGGTCCGGCCAGTCCCCCGGGAGACCCTCGTCGGCGCCGCCCGTGCCGCCCTGGCCTGCGAGCCGGGCCAGCTCGGCCTGGATGTCGGCGAGGACGTTGTCGAGCTCGGGGTTCGACGCCGCGGCGGGCGCGCCGGCCGGCTGCGCCGTTGCATCGGCCGGCAACGGCGGCGTCGGCTGCGCCGCGGCCCAGGCGGGGAACAGGACGCACGCGGCGACCCGGGCGCAGCACCTCACGCCAGCACCGCCTGCTTCATGACGTCCTCGCCCGGCTCGCGCAGACCCGCGGCCAGGCGCGTGAGCGCCCCCTCGAGGCCGTACGCCGCGACCATCCTGGCGCGCACGGCGGCGTCGGTCGGCGACGACGTGTAGAGCCAGTAGCTCTCGGGATCCACCCCGAGCCGCAGGACGACCTGCTCCCGGGCGCGGTGCAGGTAGATCTCCTGCTTCGGCTGGAGCGTGCGGACGGTCTCGAACTGGGCATCGGTGAGCGACAGCGTATCGGCGGCCGAGCGCGGAAAGTCCGGATTGGCGAGGAAGAGCTTCGTCGGCAGCATCTCCAGCAGCGCGCGCGCCGCGTCGTTCGACGCCACGTCGACGACGCTCTGCGTGGCCAGGATCAGCACGGCGTTGCGCTTGCGCCACGTCTTGGCCGCCTCCATCAGCGCGGCCAGCACCGACGGGTCGGCGAGGTAGCGCCACGCCTCGTCGACAACCATCAGCTTGAGGCGGCCGATCTCCTTCTCGTCGTCGATCACCAAGCGCAGCCGCTCGAAGAGGTACGACAGCGCCGCCGCGCACCAGTCCTCGTGCTCCTGCGCTCCGGCCAGGTCGATGACCTGCCAGCGGTCGCGGGCCAGATCGACCGGCCGCGGCGGGCCGTCGAAGGTCGACGCCCACGCCCCCTCGCCGACCCAGCGGCCGAGCGCCGGCCACATCTCCTTGTCGAGCAGCTTGACCACGGCCGACAGGGTCCGTTCCTCGCGCGGCAGCCGGTAGACGTCCTCGATGCGCCGGCGGATGTCCTCCAGCTCGGCCGACTGCACGGGGTAGTCGCCGAGCTCGAGCAGGCGCCGGAGCCAGCCGGTGAGGAACTGCGTCGTGCGCTCGCCCGGCTCCAGACCGAGCGGCTGCAGCCCCGCCGCGGCCGGGTCGACCTCGGCGCTCATGCCGAGGTAGGAGCCCTCGACGAACTCGGTGATCCAGCGATAGGACCCGCCCAGGTCCAGGATGACCACCCGCGGGTCGTACTGCAGCGCCTGGGTGAGCAGGAAGTTCAGCAGGAACGACTTGCCGGACCCGGTGGCGCCGAGCACGAGGGTGTGGCCGACGTCCTTGCCGCCGAACAGGTCGTAGTCGTAGAGGCTCGACCAGCGGGTCTCGAAGCGCGTCAGGGGCGGCGCGTCCAGGTGCTTGCAGCGCTCGTACCCGCTGACCGGACCGAACAGCGGGGCCATCGTGGCGACCTGTCCGGCCGACACGAACAGGGGCCGCGCGAACGGCGCGGCCTTCTGGCCCGGCCAGCGCTGGAACCAGACCGAGGGCTGCCCGTAGCGCTCCTTGACGGCCTTGCCGTCGAGCTCGGTGATGACGCGCTGGATCTGCGCGCCGACCTCGTCGAGCTCGGTCGCCGAATCGACCGCCAGCGAGAACGACAGCGCGAAGTCGCCGTAGGGCACCCCCACGGTCTCCAGCTCCAGCATCGCCCGGTGAAGCTGCTCGACGGCGGCGCCCGACGAGGCGTCCTCGACCGCCATCTGCGTCCCCTCGGTGTCGGTAATCGCGGCCAGGAACGACCAGCGCATCGTGTTGTAGTGCTTCTGCACCGAGCGGATGCGCCTGGCCGCCTCGTAGCGCTCGACCGGGCGCCACTCGAGGACGCCGCACAGGTCGACGGGCAGCGAGTAGAGCTCGCCCAGCGCGTTGGCGGCGCTCGCCTGCGGGGGCAGGGCCAGCGAGTACAGGCCCACGATCTTGTCGCCCACCAGCATGTGGTTGCGCTCGAAGACGAGCGTCTCGTCGGCCAGGCGCCAGCTCAGCCCGTAGCGCGGATTGCGCGACAGCGGTGCATACGCGCCCTGCGCCTGATTGACGATGCGGTGCAGCAGGCGGGTGATCGCGTTTCCCTCGAGCGTGCGCACGGGGGTCAGGTCCGAGACCTGGGCGACGAGCGCTTGGTAGCGGGTGCGCGCCGCCGCGACCGCGTCCGCCATCAGCTCGCGCACGTAGAACGTCAGGTGCTCCTGGCGCGTGCGCTCCCGCAGCCACCGGCGCGCGTAGGCCATCCACCAGCGCGCGTGGTCCTCGCGGAAGCTGCTCCGCAGCTTCGGGTCGAAGGCGACGACGAGATAGACGTCCATCTGCCGCGTGTTGCGGGAAACGAACGCCGCGCGCTTGCGCTGCGCGAGCCCGGCCAGATCGTCCCGGCCGGCGAAGTCGCCCGCGAGCGGCGGTTCCGGGCGCTGGAAGACGAAGAACGCCCGGTGCGGCGCTTCGACCGCGGCCAGCAGGCGCTGCCACGCCTGCGTGACCTGATCGAGGTCCTCGGCCGACTTGCCGTCGACGCCGGCCGGCGTCACCTGCGCGAACAGGAGCAGCAGGCCGTCGGTCGTAAGGACGATGTCGGGAGCCATGAAGCCCCAGTAGGGGAGACGGTCGACGAGCGACGCTTCGCTCGGAGAGAACATGCCCATCTGCGCCCTCTAGGAACCCGAGGTTGCGTGCCCGCCGCCGCCCAGCAGTTCGATCAGCTCCAGCAGCCGGCTGCGCCAGCCCGCCGGAACCTGGCGCTTCGGCTCGAAGAAGCGCTTGCGCATGTCGTCCATCGCGGCCAGTTGCTCCTGCGAGTCGACGACGAAGCCGCCGAGAACGCTCGGCACCCGGGCGGGGTCGTACCACGCGGCGGGGAGCCGCGACGCGTTGCGCAGCACCGAGAAGAACTGCGGGTCGTGCTTGCTCAGGCGCCTGAAGAACCAGTAGAGCGTCGCGGTGATCGCGATGCCGATCCAGATCGACATGCCCTGCCACAGCACCATGAAGCAGACCACCAGGATGCCGATCAGCCGGCGGTCCACCCCGGCCATTTCCGCGGGCTTGCACAGCACGTGGAAGCCCTCCCAGCGTTGCTGACCGACGAGCAGCCGGCGCGCCATGACGCCCTACACGCAGCCGGTGACGGTTCCGGCGCCGGTGCCGCCGGCGCCGACCCCGCCGCCGAGGTTGAGCCAAGTCAGGAAGTTGACCGCGCCCAGGACCATGCCGGCCCCGAAGATCAGCGACGCGATGGCCGACTTGGAGCCGCCTTCGCCAAAAGCGAAGAGCAAACCGCCGACGACGACCGCGACGATCGCCAGCGACCGCCCGATGACGCCGCCGAATGCCTGACAGATCACCTGGATGCCGTCCGTCCACGGGTTTGCGCCCGTGCCGGTGCCGGCGCTGGCCTGCACGAGCTCCGGCAGGAGCACGAAGCCGACCGCCAGCAGCAGCGTGGTCCACGGACCCATTGCGGGCCACGCCGCCGACAACACGCCCAGGAAGGCACCGGGCACCAGGACGCAACGCACGAGAGGACCTACGTTCAACGCAACGGGAAACATCGGCTCACCCCCTTCAGGGCCGCCCGGCCCTGACGACAGGAGAAGACTAGGACTCGTAGTCCTCGGCCTCCTCGCGCCGCAGCGCCTCGGACAGCGCCTCGTCACCGGCCCGGCCTTCCCGGATGGTCCGATCCAGCACGCTGATCCGCGATCCGACATCGCCCAGCGACAGGGAGCGCGCGAGCTGGTAGACGCCGAAAACGGTCAGCAGGTACACGCTCGCCAGCGACACGACGACGTGGTAGCCGTAGAGGTCCATGACCAGGCCCCAGTAGCCGGTCAGGTAGCCGAGCTCGTAGGAGACGAATACGCCTCCCGGCACGAGGATCACGATCGACAGTCCGAGCGAGACCTGCCACGGCTGCACGACTGCATCACCTTCGGAAAGACGCGGGCACTCGACCGCCTCCTATCGTGCGTTTGGGCACCGCCCGCCGGCGGCCGCGGCACGGACCGCTCCCGCCGCTGCCGCACGCAGCCCGCGCGCCAGCGCCGCCGAATGCTCCCGCGGCCCGTTCGAACGCCATCACCTTCCTCCTCCCCAGTCGAGCGGGAACTCCACGTCCTTGTTCAACGTCCCGTAGCGCTTCCGCCCGCGCTCGCCCCGGAAGCCCTGCAAGCCGTAGACACGGAACCCGGCCTCCCGCTTCTGGGCCATCTGGCGGCTCGTGTACTTGCCGGTGGCGACCTCGATGCCTCGCACCGTGCGGGTTCCGTCGGGGTACTCGAGCTCGACCAGAGCATCGGGCAGGGGAACGCCTTCGGCGAACACCCGCAAGCCTATCGACTGGGCGGATCGCGCCCGCTCCCGGCGCGCCTCGGCCGGACCGCCCCGGCGCCGGCCGGCGTCGTCGGCGGCGGCCAGGAATCCGCGCAGCTCCGACTCGAGGCGCACCCGGCGGATGCGCGCACCCGAGGCGAGCGCGGGCTCGGCGTCCTGAAGCACCGCCTCGACCACGTTGTGGTCGTGCTCGAGCTGGCGCGCGTCGCCCATGCCCTGCCAGAGGCGCTGCTCCTGCTCGAGAAGCGGGTCCGCCCGCGCATCCGCGGCCGCGCGGCGCTTCCGGAGGCGGCGGGCGGCAAGGTCGCGCCCCGTGCCCGAGAGCGCGAACACCTGGTAGCCGTAGCGGCCCCGCTCGACGGTGTGCACGTCGACGAGGCCCCGCTTCCGCAGCGACGCCAACGTGCGGTTGGCCGCGAACGGGTGTCCGTCGAAGCAGCGTTCGACGACCGAGCGGCGCGAAGCGACCCGGAAGACGCCGAGCAGGACGAGGACGTCGTCCTCGCGCTCCTGGCGGCTGCGCCGGGCGACGTCGCGACGGTCGCCCCGGCTCCCGCGGTGGCGCGGGCCGCGCGGATCGCGCAGCTCGTTCACCGGACGGCGCGGATCGCCATCCAGCCGCGGCGGCCGCGGAATCTCCGGCAGCGACGGCGCCGCCGCGCGTCGTCGACGCACTTCGTCGACGACGGCGCGCGCGTCCCAGCGATGAAACAGCGCCACGGCGGATCTCTACCGCCCCGGTCCTACCGGCCCCGCGTCCCGCCCGGCGCGGAGCGCTCGACCACGCGCGCGAAGGCGGACGAGCCGATGCGGAACGCCGCCCAGTCGTCGGCCACCGCCGGGCGGCTGCGCAGCGCCTCGAGCACGGCGGCCGGCGCGTCGGGTCCCTGGCGCGCGGTCTGCAGAAGGACGGTGCCGTGCATGCCTAGGGCGGCGCGTGCGGCGGGCCGGCCACCGGCGTCAGCCGGCCGCGCCACCGCGGCACGGTCCGGCACGCCGCCGCCCTGCCGCGGGTGCGCCGGGCTGCCTCCCGCCAGGGCCGAAGGCGAGCCCCCGGCACCGGCGGGCTTGCGCGCTCGCGTGGCCGCCGTGCCGTCTCCGGTCGCGCCAGCCGTTCCCTGCTCGGCACCGGCAACCGGGACGGCCTCGCCGCCATCCTGCGCCGTCGCCTGCGGGCGCGACCCGGCGCCGCCCCGCCGCCTTTTCCCGCGGCCGCGCGGCGGCGCGGCCCGGCTCGGCGGCGCCGGTGCGCCGGCACCGTCCCGGGCATCCGCGCGCCGGTCCGCGGGCTGTTCCAGCGCGGCGCCGTCGCCGCTCTGCCACCGGGCGCGCTGCCGCGTCCAGTCCTGATCCACCGTCAGGAACGGAGCGGGGAAGTGGCGCCGTAGCGCCACGTAGCGCGCCCGCAGCGTAGGCACCCAGCGGGACGCCTCGGCGGGCGGCAGGATCTGTTCGAGCAGATCCGGATCGACCGCCTGCACGAGCAGCGCGTTGATGTACACCCCAGGGTCGAGACCGCTGAACAGCGTCCGAAGGTCGTCGAGGGGCGCGCCGCCGCCGAGGAGAATCTCGACCATGTCGGCGCCGGCGGGGAGGCAGATGTCGGGCTCCGGCACGTGGGCAACCGCCTGAACGACCGGCGACAACGATACCGAAGCGAAGATCGCACGAGGCCCCGGCGCGACGAACGAAGAAGCTTTCGCGCCGGCTCGGCGGCACGCGCCCAGTGCGCCGGAGCCGAACCCTCCCGGTGTCTCCAACACCCCGCTCAATGGGTTTGCCGGTAGCGAGAGGGTCGTGCTGACACTCTGCGAAGCGTGCAAACGCGTGCTTCTGGCACTTACCGTAACGGCGGGCAAAAGGGGATCATCCGTCGCCGTTTCCTTCCCGTGAAACAAGGCTGCAACGCATTCCCGGCCCGAAGTCCGATTTCCGGTTCAGCACCCGATGCGCGGCCGCAGGAGCGGTCCGGTCGAGCCGCCGACACAGACTGAGACCCGAATCAACCGTCGAGATTCCAGGCACGCGAGTCCCCGCGGGAGCCTGCGAAGCGGGCGACTTCGCGGGACCCCGCGACCCGCGCCCATCCGCCCCTCAGCGCCCTGCAGCCAGGGTGCGAAGACCGATCGGACGACCCCGAGGAAACCGATGGAAGGAAGGAGAGGGGGAACTCGCCAACCGCGAGTTCCCCTGAAGGGAATTCGGCGCTACCGCGCGGGACTGTTCTCGTCGGCCTGCGACGCCTGGTCCCGGCCGGCGGTGTCCTGGGTCCGGGAACTGTCCCGCCCCGGCGTGCCGGCGGCGGCGCCGGCGGGCAGGGCCGCCCGGTCGGGCACCCCGCCCCGGTGCTCCTGGGGCTGCTCGCCCGCCTGACGCTCGGCGCGCATCTGGGCGCGGGCCCGGCGCGCCGCCTCCTGGGCGGAGCCCCCGGGCACCGGGTTGCCCTGTTCGTCCACCCGGGCCGGCGCGCGGTCGCGCTGCTGCTCGCGGTTGCGCTCCTGCGACACCCGCCTGGCGTTGAAGTAGCTCTCGCACGACTGGACGTCGCGGCCGACGGCGGCCAGCCCGCCGGGCGCCTCGAGCGTCTGCGCCCAGGTCTCGACCATCTTCTTGTGATGGGTCGACGCGGGCGGCACGTAGGTGGCGCAGTGGCCGGTGACCTCGGTCATGCCGGCATAGGTCGCCGCCAGTTCCGCCTTGGCGAACTCGGCCGAGTACGGCCGCTTGCTCTCCGCCAGCTTGTAGGCCTCGATCCGGTCCTCGGCGGCCTGGTCGACCTCGTTGCGCGCCTCGGCGTCCGCCGCGCGCGCGTGCGCCTCGCGGTAGAGGTGGGCGTGCGCGCTCGCCACCGCCAGCTGCGTGTACTTCTCGTGGACGTCGGCGAACGCCTCGTCCTTCGGCACGTTGATCGTGGCTTCTCCCTCGGGCCCGACCGAGAACTCGATCTTCTTCAGGTCCTCGACGTCCCTGTTGACGACGGTGCCGCGCGCCGCCTCCTTGTCGAGGACGCGGTCCATGGCGTACTCGATGTTGCAGATCGCGCGCTCCTCGTCGTCCGGCTCGCGCACCTCGGCGCCGGCCGCCTTGCACTTCTCGGCGAAGCGGCGGTTGCCCTCCTCGATCGCCCAGTCCCGCGACATCGGCTGCGAGCGCTCCGGCATGCTCTGGATGTCGAAGTCCGACAGGTGGTAGGCGGGGTAGGTGCGCCGCGCCTCGTAGGTGTCGGGCGCCCGGTTCCGGTCCTCGTCGTAGATCGGATCGCCCTTCTTCACTGGGCCCAACTCGCCGCGCGCGTTGTAGCCCTCGCCGTCCTGCTGGTGCACCGACTGCACCTGGCTGGCGAAGTTGCTGCGGACCTGAACCGGCTGCGGGCGGTCGCCGGTGACTGGGTTGCGGCCGCGCAGGGCGCGGCCCCGCTCGCCGAGCGCCTCCTTCAGCCTCGCGGCCCCGTTGAGCGTCCCGTAGCGGGAGTCCGGAGAATCGCGCTGCGCGCAGTCGCGCCGCAGCACCATGCCGGTCGCCCCCATGTAGCGCTTCCCGGACTTGAACTCCGGCGTGCCGTCGTCGTTCTGCCGCCCGGTGGCGTTGAGAATCGCGCACGGCGGCAGCATGTCGTCCTCGCGCTGGTTCGGCGCGACGCCCGCCCGAAGATCCGCCGCGAAGTCCTTTCCGTACTGGTCGTACAGGACGTCCGCGGTCAGATCGTCGGATCGCGGCCGCCGCGGGAACCCTGTTCGTCTGGCCATGAGACCCTCCCGGAGAATGAAGCGGTGAACAGGCGCCGGGACCGCCCCGGCGACGCGAGAAAGCTACCGACGGTGAAGACGGGGACGAGCATCCGAGGCCGCCCCCAACGACCTACCGGGAGATCTCCGGCCCCCGCTCCGGCTCCGGCCCCGCGGTCCTCCCGCCGGCAGGCGCGGCCCGGTCCGGAACCCCGCCGCCGCGGGTCGGTGGTTCCGGGGCCGTGGGCGATTCGCCGGCCTCCGCTTCGGCCAGCGCCCGGCAGAGCCACGTG carries:
- a CDS encoding type IV secretion system DNA-binding domain-containing protein, which gives rise to MFSPSEASLVDRLPYWGFMAPDIVLTTDGLLLLFAQVTPAGVDGKSAEDLDQVTQAWQRLLAAVEAPHRAFFVFQRPEPPLAGDFAGRDDLAGLAQRKRAAFVSRNTRQMDVYLVVAFDPKLRSSFREDHARWWMAYARRWLRERTRQEHLTFYVRELMADAVAAARTRYQALVAQVSDLTPVRTLEGNAITRLLHRIVNQAQGAYAPLSRNPRYGLSWRLADETLVFERNHMLVGDKIVGLYSLALPPQASAANALGELYSLPVDLCGVLEWRPVERYEAARRIRSVQKHYNTMRWSFLAAITDTEGTQMAVEDASSGAAVEQLHRAMLELETVGVPYGDFALSFSLAVDSATELDEVGAQIQRVITELDGKAVKERYGQPSVWFQRWPGQKAAPFARPLFVSAGQVATMAPLFGPVSGYERCKHLDAPPLTRFETRWSSLYDYDLFGGKDVGHTLVLGATGSGKSFLLNFLLTQALQYDPRVVILDLGGSYRWITEFVEGSYLGMSAEVDPAAAGLQPLGLEPGERTTQFLTGWLRRLLELGDYPVQSAELEDIRRRIEDVYRLPREERTLSAVVKLLDKEMWPALGRWVGEGAWASTFDGPPRPVDLARDRWQVIDLAGAQEHEDWCAAALSYLFERLRLVIDDEKEIGRLKLMVVDEAWRYLADPSVLAALMEAAKTWRKRNAVLILATQSVVDVASNDAARALLEMLPTKLFLANPDFPRSAADTLSLTDAQFETVRTLQPKQEIYLHRAREQVVLRLGVDPESYWLYTSSPTDAAVRARMVAAYGLEGALTRLAAGLREPGEDVMKQAVLA
- a CDS encoding TrbC/VirB2 family protein, whose translation is MSDRGSACWIGPSGKAGPVTRRCPRRCGARRPRTTSPSLLLSSGPGGPEGGEPMFPVALNVGPLVRCVLVPGAFLGVLSAAWPAMGPWTTLLLAVGFVLLPELVQASAGTGTGANPWTDGIQVICQAFGGVIGRSLAIVAVVVGGLLFAFGEGGSKSAIASLIFGAGMVLGAVNFLTWLNLGGGVGAGGTGAGTVTGCV